A region from the Hydrogenimonas sp. genome encodes:
- a CDS encoding ferredoxin-like protein, translating to MFQSGKCIACGICDDICRPGSITDSERLDLVDFAFDRMQLLVKHRLEICEECKVAFPYRGGDMICDRCRDFKENFSDLFTLAKDIE from the coding sequence GTGTTTCAATCCGGAAAATGTATAGCCTGCGGGATATGTGACGACATATGCCGCCCCGGATCCATCACCGATTCGGAGAGGCTGGACCTTGTGGATTTTGCATTCGACAGGATGCAACTGCTCGTGAAGCACAGGCTCGAGATATGCGAAGAGTGCAAAGTGGCATTTCCGTATAGAGGCGGCGATATGATCTGCGACCGCTGCCGCGACTTCAAGGAGAACTTCTCGGACCTCTTTACCCTGGCAAAAGATATAGAGTGA
- a CDS encoding gamma-subunit of ethylbenzene dehydrogenase, whose translation MTKITTALLATSLAASALLADGPILAQKTQRDVTKLTPTSKAWEYVKATTIHLYPQTALTMNDRKANELNAKAKAKEARVKAIHDGKNIAFLLEWLDGTRSIQRGYRSDVYADGFAVQFPVDYRDPTKLPYIGMGSDGRPVVIHLQKAVEKVYEPNGNGDVSMRQNILSKNAFGDDTVEFAQKVGALAVKDYQRSFISEGFRSMTEIKDGSEKFSADMKYGDNVWKGTLVRPLKDSYLNLKGAFPVAFAAWDGAKLNRDGQKLLSGWLAVKMVDENGGEKLVAELTAAAKGDAEHGKELIEQNGCTGCHQISGLSPASYMAPGLDNVGGYSTAAYLRESLVDPSAVVVPGYNRNAHPSAVWYNLDHGKRVSTMPPYPLDDKSLDDMVAYLKTLKSEVK comes from the coding sequence CGACGGCCCCATTCTGGCGCAGAAGACCCAGAGAGATGTCACCAAGCTGACTCCTACCTCGAAGGCGTGGGAGTATGTCAAGGCTACGACTATCCACCTCTATCCGCAGACGGCGTTGACGATGAACGACAGGAAGGCGAATGAGCTGAATGCGAAAGCGAAAGCGAAGGAGGCGCGGGTCAAGGCGATCCACGACGGCAAGAATATAGCTTTTCTGCTTGAGTGGCTCGACGGGACGCGCTCCATTCAGAGGGGGTACAGGTCCGACGTCTATGCGGACGGCTTTGCCGTACAGTTTCCCGTTGACTACCGGGATCCGACCAAGCTTCCCTATATCGGGATGGGCAGCGACGGCAGACCCGTCGTGATACATCTTCAAAAGGCCGTGGAGAAGGTTTATGAACCGAATGGAAACGGTGATGTATCGATGCGGCAGAATATCTTGAGCAAAAACGCATTCGGCGACGATACCGTCGAGTTTGCCCAAAAGGTGGGAGCGCTGGCCGTCAAGGACTATCAGCGCTCCTTCATCTCGGAGGGCTTCCGCTCGATGACCGAGATAAAAGATGGAAGTGAAAAGTTCAGTGCGGATATGAAGTACGGCGACAATGTCTGGAAAGGGACTCTCGTGAGGCCCCTGAAAGACAGCTATCTCAACCTCAAAGGCGCCTTTCCGGTAGCGTTTGCGGCATGGGACGGTGCGAAGCTCAACCGTGACGGGCAGAAGCTCCTTTCAGGGTGGCTGGCTGTCAAAATGGTGGACGAAAACGGAGGCGAAAAGCTTGTCGCCGAACTTACCGCTGCTGCAAAGGGGGATGCGGAGCACGGAAAAGAGCTTATTGAGCAGAACGGCTGTACGGGATGCCACCAAATAAGCGGCCTCAGCCCTGCAAGCTACATGGCACCGGGGCTGGACAATGTAGGGGGATACTCAACCGCGGCATATCTGAGGGAGTCGCTGGTTGACCCCAGTGCGGTAGTGGTTCCCGGTTACAACAGAAACGCCCACCCGAGCGCCGTCTGGTATAACCTGGATCACGGCAAGCGCGTATCGACCATGCCCCCATATCCGCTTGACGATAAGAGCCTGGACGATATGGTGGCCTATCTGAAAACCCTCAAATCGGAGGTGAAGTGA
- a CDS encoding ferredoxin, producing MRGESLGGTDLFKFDSFSCLRSDYAKNECSICIDLCPEEAMVFDRNRLTLDRERCTGCAACVGSCPTEALISEVFDPNIFAVEFPKRSGGGLISCKESLPCLGALSVEHLITIALRSESEPVCDLAHCKECTVNSNGNVLKSIERSVEEARSFLKSVGIGKGISVRYDLSGDADAGRRGLLKKLTGIAAEFSQDVHRSEQAASSEERVPLKRVILKNSLKAVAEDFGDSSAVESLFSFAANKKIDADSCTNCQECAMFCPDRSTLDTPG from the coding sequence ATGAGAGGTGAATCTTTAGGCGGAACGGATCTGTTCAAGTTCGACTCTTTCAGCTGTCTAAGAAGCGACTATGCAAAAAATGAGTGCTCCATATGTATAGATCTCTGCCCGGAAGAGGCGATGGTTTTCGACCGGAACAGGCTGACCCTGGACAGAGAGAGATGCACGGGATGCGCGGCATGTGTCGGTAGCTGCCCTACCGAAGCCCTGATCAGCGAAGTTTTCGACCCGAATATATTCGCCGTTGAATTTCCGAAGCGCAGCGGCGGCGGTCTGATCTCCTGTAAAGAGAGCCTGCCGTGCCTCGGGGCTCTCTCCGTAGAGCATCTGATAACCATAGCTTTAAGAAGTGAATCGGAGCCGGTCTGTGATCTTGCCCACTGCAAAGAGTGCACAGTAAACTCGAACGGTAATGTGCTGAAGAGCATAGAGAGGAGTGTTGAAGAGGCCCGAAGTTTCCTGAAAAGCGTAGGGATCGGAAAGGGGATTTCTGTTAGATACGATCTCTCCGGAGATGCGGATGCGGGGCGCAGGGGGCTGTTAAAGAAGCTTACAGGAATCGCCGCCGAATTTTCACAGGACGTTCACCGAAGCGAGCAGGCCGCATCCTCTGAGGAGAGGGTTCCTTTGAAGAGGGTGATTCTCAAGAACTCTTTGAAGGCGGTTGCCGAAGATTTTGGGGACTCATCCGCCGTAGAGTCACTTTTTTCGTTTGCCGCAAATAAGAAGATAGATGCCGACAGCTGCACAAACTGCCAGGAGTGCGCAATGTTCTGCCCCGACCGGAGCACTCTCGATACTCCGGGATAA